The window CAAGACATCAAGAGGTTATTAATACCACCTATGGCCAGCAAGTTTTAGATCGCATATCGGCTGAAACCGAAAAGGTTATAGCTAATTTTATCTCGCTGGTTCTGGCGGCTATTACCGGAGCTATTACCAATGTGGTTGATCAACTGGTCATTATGTTTCTGGTTTTTTTCTTTTTGAAGGACAAGGATCTCTTCTGGACCTGGCTCACACGACATTTACCGGGGAATCAAGAGCTAGTTCTCAATATTTTATATGATATCGACCGGCAAATGGGTAATTTTGTTAGAGGTAAGCTCGCCGTGATTATGATACTTTGGGGATTTACCACCGTGGCTTTTTCTCTGAGCGGTCTTAACTATTCTCTTTTCTGGGGGTTTTTAACCGGACTTTCTACCCTGGTCCCTTATTTCGGTCCCATTATCGTGAGTATACCCATTTTCCTGGTAGCATTTTTGCAATTCGGAACCTGGTGGGGATTTGTTAAAATCGGCCTGATTTACATCGGCTTTCAAACCATTGAAGGAAACATTTTAACCCCTTTTATTACAGGTAAAACAACGCATATTCATCCAGCCATTATTATCTTATCCATCTTAATCTGTAATTACCTGTGGGGATTCTGGGGAGTTGTATTTTCAGTGCCCCTGACTATCTTTATCAAAAGTGTTTTAACCCAGGTGATAGCAACATGGGAGGTGGAAAAAAATTCTCTCACCTATAGGTAATACGAACCGCCGTCGAGGTATAAATATGGTGATTCGCTTTACCATGGCACCTCCGATTTTGCAACCATTTCTATGCAAATCCTTATCGTCTTGGCTATTTTGCTTGCTTCGGTGGTGTTATTTGTAACAGAACTGGTGCCCGCCGATCTCGTTGCTTTGGGGATTATGATCGGTTTGATCCTCACCGGTATTCTAACCCCCGAGGAAGCGATCGCCGGGTTCAGTAATCCGGCCCTCATTACCGTAGCAGCCATGTTTGTTTTAAGTGCCGGTCTCCTCCGAACCGGAGCCGTGGGATTTATTGGGAAGAAGATTATACAGATCTCCGGAAAGGATGAAAAAAAGCTTCTCTTATCCATCCTGCTGGTCGTTACCTTTATCTCGGCCTTCATTAACAACACTCCGGTTATGATGGTATTTCTTCCCATCATTTTAGGTATTTCTTATCAGACCGAGATAAGTCCCTCGAAGCTTCTCATCCCAACTTCCTATGCAACGATTATTGGAGGAACCTGCACCCTGATCGGAACTTCCACCAATGTCCTGGTCAGCTTTTTGATTAAAAAATATGGATTCCCTGAGTTGAAGATGTTTGAATTTACCCAATTGGGAATCATTTTCGCCGTAGCCGGTATTCTCTATATCTTTTTTATCGGTTATCATCTGCTACCCCGACGGGCCAGTGTAACGGGTTATATCTCCGGTAACTATATCAAGGAATACCTGACCGAGATGGAAATCATTAAGGGGTCTTCACTGGCCGGAAAGACACTGTCCGAAGCCATCCTAAAAAAATACCCCGACATTAAAATCCTTCAACTCATTCGAGGAGAAGAAATCCTCTGGACCCCCCTTCCTTCCCTGGTATTAAAAGAAGGGGATGTTCTCTTGGTTCGGGGCAGTGTTACAGATATTGTCTCCCTTTATAACAAAGATGATGTAGAATTACTTCCAGATTTATCTCCCGGAGAGATTAAATTTAAAGAACAAAACAGTACTCTGGCCGAACTGGTTATTACCCCTAATTCCTCTCTTATTGGCCGCACCACACGGGGAGTCGGATTTAGAAACCGATATGGCGTGACCGTGGTAGCTATCCAGCGTCACGGAATTCACATTCGGGAGAAAATCTCACAGATCCGGCTTCGACTCGGAGATACCCTCCTCGTTTTGGGAGATGTGGATTCCATTGTAAAACTTCGGGATTGTGAGGATTTCCTCTTATTAGAAGGTATTGAAGAGACCGTCATCTATAAAGATAAGGCCCCTATTGCCATTGGAATCATGTTGATGGTTATTGTTCTGGCTGCTTTGGATTTTATGTCTATCCTGGTTTTATCCCTCCTAGGGGTCATGCTGATGATTTTAACCCGATGTATCCCCCTCAAGGCTGCTTATCGCTCCGTAGATATGTCGGTAATGATCTTAATTGCAGGAACTATTGCCCTTGGAACGGCTATGGAAAAAACCCATGCAGCGGAATTAATTGCCCATCACCTGATCTCTATGGTCGGATTTCTAGGCCCTACAGCGGTCCTGTCTGCTTTTTATCTTCTAACCAGTTTCCTTACCGCCGTGATGTCCAATAACGCTACAGCGGTACTTCTGATTCCTATTGCGATTTCCACCGCTACCTCCCTGGGAGTAAATCCTAAACCCTTCATTCTGGCCGTTATGTTCGGAGCCTCCGCCGATTTCTCCACTCCTATCGGATATCAAACCAACACCATGGTCTACGGACCTGGAGGATATAAGTTCATCGACTATGTGAAGGTGGGAACGCCTTTAAATGTTCTATTCTGGATTTTGGCCACTCTATTTCTTCCGTATTTTTGGCCTTTAAAATAAAATTTATAAAACGTCAGTTACTCCCCTGCCGGATTTTTATGTTTTACGTTTTACTTTTGCTAAACCTTTTTATGGCTCTATATGTCTAAAAATTGACAGATATTCTTTATAGTTTACCCTGGGTTCTGTCTCTTCTACGGTAAAACCGGGCTTTAAGGTCGTTGACTTAAAGTTTAAGTAGACCCCATGGGGCATCCTGATGATAGCCATTAGAGAATCTGAAAATCTCTCAGCTCCAGCAGGAGTAACCTGTTGGAACAGGCTGCTTCTCCTGGAACTAAGAGGTTTTTAGGCGTTAGTTTTTGCCATAAATAGATTGCTCCCGGTGGAGCTAAAAAGAGATTAGACTTTTTTGCTCGTTTTTAAGTCAATGGCAGGGGGACAGGGCCTGGAAACGAGGTAGGGACGGAAGTATTAGATAGAATTTTAACCTTCTTAGATTTAGGAGAATGGTTCCTTTATGAACTTGGATTTAGGCGGACTTTTCTCAGGGGGAGGTAAAAAGAAGCTGGTGAAAAAGATAGCTCAGTATAAGGATCAGTTGAACAAGGATCCTTATAACCCAACCCTTCATGTTGAGCTGGGGGATCTTTTAGTAAAACTAGATCAGCCTCAAGCAGCTATAGAACATTACCACCGGGCGGCTAACCTTCTTACCCAACAGCATAATCCTTCTAAAGTCAGTACCCATCTCATTGAGATCTACAAAAAGATTTTATCTCTTGCTCCAGATGATCAGGCCTGTGAAAATCTGGGTGCAGAATATAATCGCATCGGAAAACATACCAAAGCTTATGAACTTTATCTTTCCGTAGCAGAAAAACTATACCAACAGGGCTTTTATGAGAAAGCCCTCAGGCTTTATCAATCTGCTCTCATTCTGGTCTATAACAGTGCTATTGCTCATACCCGATGCGCTGAAATTTATCAGCATCTGGGGCAGTTGGAAAAAAGTGCCTTTGAATATTTCACGTTAGGAGAGTTAAGCTCAAAACGGCAGAAGCCGGCAGAGGCCCTGGAGTATTACCAGAAAGCTCTAAATCTACTTCCTTCTAACCTCGATATAAGGGCTAAAATGGCCGAAACCTATCAACAGCTAGGTAAAAGGGAAGAGGCACTGA is drawn from Candidatus Limnocylindrales bacterium and contains these coding sequences:
- a CDS encoding SLC13 family permease; its protein translation is MQILIVLAILLASVVLFVTELVPADLVALGIMIGLILTGILTPEEAIAGFSNPALITVAAMFVLSAGLLRTGAVGFIGKKIIQISGKDEKKLLLSILLVVTFISAFINNTPVMMVFLPIILGISYQTEISPSKLLIPTSYATIIGGTCTLIGTSTNVLVSFLIKKYGFPELKMFEFTQLGIIFAVAGILYIFFIGYHLLPRRASVTGYISGNYIKEYLTEMEIIKGSSLAGKTLSEAILKKYPDIKILQLIRGEEILWTPLPSLVLKEGDVLLVRGSVTDIVSLYNKDDVELLPDLSPGEIKFKEQNSTLAELVITPNSSLIGRTTRGVGFRNRYGVTVVAIQRHGIHIREKISQIRLRLGDTLLVLGDVDSIVKLRDCEDFLLLEGIEETVIYKDKAPIAIGIMLMVIVLAALDFMSILVLSLLGVMLMILTRCIPLKAAYRSVDMSVMILIAGTIALGTAMEKTHAAELIAHHLISMVGFLGPTAVLSAFYLLTSFLTAVMSNNATAVLLIPIAISTATSLGVNPKPFILAVMFGASADFSTPIGYQTNTMVYGPGGYKFIDYVKVGTPLNVLFWILATLFLPYFWPLK
- a CDS encoding AI-2E family transporter, which gives rise to MIPVSKLKLSPTLVTLFFIFMGGVLFYFFSSPLRPFLAAMVVAYLLNEPVTRLELLGIPRILAITLVFILIIGFLIIVLFWLLPLFIEQLTNLLQDIPFYTREVRQYILDFQARHQEVINTTYGQQVLDRISAETEKVIANFISLVLAAITGAITNVVDQLVIMFLVFFFLKDKDLFWTWLTRHLPGNQELVLNILYDIDRQMGNFVRGKLAVIMILWGFTTVAFSLSGLNYSLFWGFLTGLSTLVPYFGPIIVSIPIFLVAFLQFGTWWGFVKIGLIYIGFQTIEGNILTPFITGKTTHIHPAIIILSILICNYLWGFWGVVFSVPLTIFIKSVLTQVIATWEVEKNSLTYR